One region of Purpureocillium takamizusanense chromosome 4, complete sequence genomic DNA includes:
- a CDS encoding uncharacterized protein (TransMembrane:2 (i450-473o485-507i)~EggNog:ENOG503P9WC), whose product MGVRSSPASSSISGAAQSLLTKSECVRFPNIYEFVAGNGAPCDGKALVRSVRFAQGQSAQFCVLNAATLEPTHPVPEHGGVGKKIAELIIVEKADTAVLQLILQQRVSERDRSSFLKCLDDYLEDQPSFNFSDVTRQLAPLPSVTSKQRHVAFKYVTAREFDRPFRLEYTQVQQAGRAAGAWRIGRTWGPMNPVQRHETEGGISEFCPLAVTRTQAAVWFNGDGDELWSFGVILLDEPPRMVGLPGRLRPPYHVIEGEPYSGYHSPAELLSECMRRNAKLQAGDIPTPLILAQNLYRVVGFEWTLLISYYTRDLNSIEWALQNGRGDHETSTDDLKAAMQTLFLSRRRIPWYRGLLREQLSSCQPRGRRFWSTAGDFIRSKAESTGTTSEEIADDFRQLEYLMSQMHDRLDASMAHITGQTTILEAQRAHEQNQMTLRQNEITFAQNKTLLVLALVGTFFLPISATAAVFSMAGSWAPGESSFPLFWAISIPMSLILVTCFMLFQYWEFVNRRRRSQGRRPRLAARAGVREGS is encoded by the exons ATGGGCGTCAGATCCTCGCCCGCTTCTTCGAGTATATCTGGGGCTGCGCAGAGCCTCTTGACCAAGTCGGAATGCGTCCGGTTTCCCAATATTTACGAGTTTGTGGCGGGCAACGGCGCTCCATGTGATGGCAAAG CCCTGGTTCGCTCTGTCAGGTTTGCCCAGGGACAGTCCGCTCAATTCTGCGTGCTCAATGCAGCCACGCTGGAACCCACGCACCCCGTACCAGAACATGGCGGTGTTGGCAAAAAGATCGCGGAGCTCATCATCGTTGAGAAAGCCGACACCGCCGTCCTACAACTCATACTGCAGCAGCGAGTTTCCGAGAGAGACCGCTCATCGTTTCTAAAGTGCCTCGACGACTATCTCGAAGACCAGCCGTCCTTTAACTTCTCAGATGTCACGCGACAACTCGCCCCTTTACCCTCTGTGACGTCCAAGCAGCGGCACGTCGCCTTCAAGTACGTCACCGCGAGGGAGTTTGACCGGCCGTTTCGTCTGGAGTATACGCAGGTCCAGCAGGCGGGGagagcggccggcgcgtgGAGAATCGGTCGGACTTGGGGGCCAATGAACCCGGTGCAGCGACATGAGACCGAGGGCGGGATTTCCGAGTTTTGCCCGCTCGCCGTGACGCgcacgcaggcggcggtgtGGTTCAACGGAGATGGAGACGAGCTCTGGAGTTTCG GGGTCATCTTGCTCGATGAGCCGCCTCGCATGGTAGGCTTACCAGGCAGGCTGCGGCCGCCATACCACGTTATTGAGGGCGAGCCGTATTCTGGCTATCACTCTCCAGCCGAGCTTTTGTCTGAATGCATGCGTCGCAACGCCAAGCTGCAGGCTGGAGACATTCCTACCCCACTCATACTGGCGCAGAACCTGTATCGGGTGGTCGGGTTTGAGTGGACGCTTTTGATATCCTACTACACGCGGGATCTCAACTCCATCGAGTGGGCACTCCAAAACGGCAGAGGGGATCACGAGACCAGCACCGACGacctcaaggccgccatgcAAACCCTGTTCCTCAGTCGACGACGGATCCCCTGGTACCGGGGCTTGCTTCGGGAGCAGTTGAGCTCATGCCAGCCCAGGGGGCGGCGTTTCTGGAGCACCGCGGGAGATTTCATCCGCAGCAAAGCCGAGAGCACCGGTACGACGTCGGAGGAGATTGCCGACGACTTTAGGCAGCTCGAGTACCTCATGTCGCAGATGCACGACCGGCTGGACGCCAGCATGGCGCACATCACGGGCCAGACTACGATCCTGGAGGCGCAGCGGGCGCACGAGCAGAATCAGATGACGCTGAGGCAAAACGAGATCACGTTTGCGCAGAACAAGACGCTTCTCGTGCTGGCACTCGTGGGGACCTTTTTCCTGCCCAtcagcgcgacggccgccgtcttcagCATGGCCGGGAGCTGGGCGCCGGGCGAGAGCTCGTTCCCGCTGTTCTGGGCCATCA
- the ECM42 gene encoding glutamate N-acetyltransferase (MEROPS:MER0011829~EggNog:ENOG503NVW6~COG:E~BUSCO:EOG09262528) has translation MKLSRAYSSLNGSIPASKIKYVPTSGTYPKDFSAAGIFVGVKPGNTSKPDLALVTSDRPCAAAAVFTKNKFQAAPVTFSRKLLRGRDNAGLRSVVVNSGCANAVTGIGGLEDAARMAATTDQRVGAPDSTIVMSTGVIGQRLPIQKIVDHIPLAYHKAGDSHRHWLDCAKAICTTDTFPKLMSRAFELPSSPGIQYRIAGMTKGAGMLAPNMATLLTILATDAPVAPGVMTTVLRHAVDRSFNSITVDGDTSTNDTVALLANGAAGGNEVASVQSPDYAAFRDVLTDFATDLAKYIVRDGEGATKFVTIRVADAASEESARAIARSIALSPLVKTALYGKDANWGRILCAAGYSLISAPGQPPNDVPEIVPERTNVSFVPTDGSPELKLLVNGEPELVDEERASEILEAEDLEILVKLGTGDKSTVHYTCDFSHDYVTINGDYRT, from the exons ATGAAGCTCTCGCGCGCATACTCGAGCCTCAATGGCTCCATACCGGCGTCCAAGATCAAGTACGTGCCGACGTCGGGGACGTACCCCAAGGacttctcggcggcgggcatcttcgtcggcgtcaaGCCCGGCAACACGAGCAAGCCGGACCTCGCGCTCGTCACGTCGGACCGgccgtgcgccgccgccgccgtcttcaccaaGAACAAGTTCCAGGCCGCGCCCGTCACCTTTAGCCGCAAGCTGCTCCGCGGCAGGGACAACGCGGGActgcgcagcgtcgtcgtcaactcGGGCTGCGCCAACGCCGTCACCGGCATCGGaggcctcgaggatgccgcccgcatggccgccacgacggACCAGCGCGTCGGCGCGCCCGACTCGACCATTGTCATGAGCACGGGCGTTATTGGGCAGAG GCTCCCCATACAAAAGATTGTCGACCACATCCCCCTCGCCTACCACAAGGCCGGCGACTCTCATCGCCACTGGCTTGACTGCGCCAAGGCCATCTGCACCACTGACACCTTCCCCAAGCTCATGTCGCGGGCCTTTGAGctcccctcgtcgcccggcATACAGTACCGCATCGCCGGCATGACCAAGGGCGCCGGCATGCTCGCCCCCAACATGGCCACCCTGCTCACTATCCTGGCCAccgacgcccccgtcgcccccGGCGTGATGACCACCGTCctccgccacgccgtcgaccgcTCCTTCAACtccatcaccgtcgacggcgacacctCTACAAACGACACCGTCGCCCTGCTGGCCAacggcgctgccggcggcaacgaggTCGCCTCGGTGCAGTCCCCCGACTACGCCGCCTTCCGCGACGTCCTCACCGACTTCGCCACAGACCTAGCCAAGTACATTGttcgcgacggcgagggcgccaccAAGTTCGTCACCATCCGagtcgccgatgccgcctcTGAGGAGTCggcccgcgccatcgcccgctCCATCGCCCTCTCGCCCCTCGTCAAGACGGCCCTCTacggcaaggacgccaacTGGGGCCGCAtcctctgcgccgccggctacTCCCTCATCTCTGCCCCCGGCCAGCCCCCCAACGACGTCCCCGAGATCGTCCCCGAGCGCACAAACGTCTCCTTTGTCCCCACCGACGGCTCCCCTGAGCTGAAGCTGctcgtcaacggcgagcCTGAGCTCGTTGATGAGGAGCGCGCGAGCGAGATCCTCGAGGCAGAAGACCTGGAAATCCTCGTCAAGCTGGGCACGGGCGACAAGAGCACCGTGCACTATACCTGCGACTTTAGCCACGATTATGTCACCATCAACGGAGACTACAGGAcataa
- the HIS3 gene encoding Imidazoleglycerol-phosphate dehydratase (BUSCO:EOG09264TJN~COG:E~EggNog:ENOG503NV4T) has translation MGSTAKVRVAALARDTNETKIQLALNLDGGELPADTHPKLLEATAAHASQSTSSQTISVNTGIGFLDHMLHALAKHAGWSMALNCEGDLHIDDHHTAEDCCIALGYAFNKALGSLAGVARFGYAYAPLDEALSRAVVDLSNRPYSVIDLGLKREWLGKLSCEMVPHCLQSFAQAARVTMHVDCIRGDNDHHRAESAFKALAVAIKMATAQVKGKEGEVPSTKGTLSA, from the exons ATGGGCTCTACGGCCAAGGtccgcgtcgcggcgctcgcccgcgacacCAACGAGACCAAgatccagctcgccctcaacctcgacggcggcgagctgcccgccgacacGCACCccaagctcctcgaggcgACCGCCGCGCACGCCTCCCAGTCAACCAGCTCGCAGACCATCTCGGTCAACACGGGCATCGGCTTCCTCGACCACATGCTCCACGCGCTGGCCAAGCACGCCGGCTGGAGCATGGCCCTCAACTGCGAGGGCGACCTGCACA TCGATGACCACCACACCGCCGAGGACTGCTGCATCGCCCTCGGCTACGCCTTCAACAAGGCCCTCGGgtcgctggcgggcgtcgcccgcTTCGGCTACGCCTACGCcccgctcgacgaggccctctCCCGCGCCGTTGTCGACCTCTCCAACCGCCCCTACAGCGTCATCGACCTGGGCCTCAAGCGCGAGTGGCTCGGCAAGCTGAGCTGCGAGATGGTGCCCCACTGCCTGCAGAGCttcgcccaggccgcccgcgtcaCCATGCACGTCGACTGCAtccgcggcgacaacgaccaccaccgcgccgAGAGCGCCTtcaaggccctcgccgtggccatcaagatggcgacggcccaggtcaagggcaaggagggtGAGGTGCCCAGCACAAAGGGTACGCTGAGCGCGTAG
- the cut9 gene encoding anaphase-promoting complex subunit Cut9 (BUSCO:EOG09260S5R~COG:D~COG:O~EggNog:ENOG503NU9B) has product MEKFLREWRQDALNKAQYESAIFIGDKLLALTNDDQDAFWLAQVHFATGNYTRAQAFLAKQDLVARNPSCRYLAGHCLIKQNRFEEALSVLGERNPTHLISNGGPSSKRKTAPQSRHGRRRGDHQQHDAGGAADDEEEEGAANRRFEAAMCFLRGICYAKQNAFDRAKECYKDAVRIDVRCFEAFQQLMANSLLSPDEEWQFLESLDFDSISVSGDASASQEAADFTKMLYTTRLSKYRNPAAFETAYDSLSTHYHLASNPDLQLARADLLYTQCRYRDALTITNAILQEDKYNFTIYPVHLACLYELKMKNLLFLVAHDLADTHPEEPCTWLAVGIYYFAINKIAEARRYFSKASMMDAHFGPAWIGFAHTFAAEGEHDQAISAYSTAARLFMGTHLPQIFLGMQNHALNNMTLAEEFLKTAYGLCKTDPLLLNEMGIVKYHQDKPKEAVQYFTAALKIADEIDSEPSAWLSARTNLGHAFRRLRHFNRALAEFDEVLRLGGKDAAIFSAKGLILMEQNRPEEAVAVLHQALAINPQDSIATELLNKALEETALIDGAAEDEAEDLAEFEQQLEARKLEAAQKLNGGRAGPGGATTMDKGKGRVGRRRTLLDDEDKGESMMEMTDDED; this is encoded by the exons ATGGAAAAGTTCCTGCGGGAGTGGAGGCAGGATGCCCTCAATAAAGCTCAGTACGAGTCGGCCATCTTCATCGGCGATAAGCTGCTGGCCTTGACGA acgacgaccaagatGCATTCTGGCTCGCTCAGGTTCACTTCGCAACGGGAAACtacacgcgcgcgcaggccTTTCTCGCCAAGCaggacctcgtcgcgcgcaATCCCTCGTGTCGATACCTCGCCGGGCATTGTCTCATAAAGCAGAATCGGTTCGAAGAAGCCCTgtccgtcctcggcgagcgcaACCCCACGCACCTGATATCCAACGGCGGGCCGAGCTCCAAGAGAAAGACCGCCCCTCAGTCGCGGCacggtcgccgtcgcggagaccaccagcagcacgacgcgggcggggcggcggatgacgaggaggaagaaggcgcgGCGAACCGGAGGTTCGAGGCCGCTATGTGCTTCCTGCGCGGCATCTGCTACGCCAAGCAAAATGCCTTTGACAGGGCCAAGGAGTGCTACAAGGACGCGGTGCGCATCGACGTGCGCTGCTTCGAGGCGTTCCAGCAGCTCATGGCCAACTCGCTGTTGTCACCGGACGAGGAGTGGCAGTTTCTCGAGAGCCTCGACTTTGACTCCATATCCGTTTCTGGCGATGCGTCGGCGTCACAAGAGGCCGCCGATTTTACAAAGATGCTGTACACGACGCGTCTGTCCAAGTACCGCAACCCGGCGGCTTTCGAGACGGCGTATGACTCGTTGTCGACGCACTACCATCTTGCTTCTAACCCTGACCTGCAGCTCGCGCGGGCTGACCTGCTCTACACGCAGTGCCGGTACCGCGACGCTctcaccatcaccaacgccATCCTCCAGGAAGACAAGTACAATTTCACCATATACCCCGTGCACTTGGCTTGTCTGTACGAACTGAAGATGAAGAACTTGCTGTTCCTCGTGGCGCACGACCTGGCCGATACCCATCCGGAAGAGCCGTGCACgtggcttgccgtcggcatcTACTATTTTGCCATTAACAAGATTGCAGAGGCCCGGCGGTACTTTAGCAAAGCGAGCATGATGGACGCGCACTTTGGGCCAGCCTGGATAGGGTTCGCGCACACCTTTGCTGCCGAGGGGGAGCACGACCAGGCCATCTCGGCGTACTCGACAGCCGCTCGCCTGTTCATGGGCACGCACCTGCCGCAAATCTTCCTCGGCATGCAGAACCACGCGCTAAACAACATGACGCTTGCGGAAGAGTTTCTTAAGACGGCCTATGGGCTGTGCAAGACGGACCCATTGCTGTTGAACGAGATGGGCATCGTCAAGTACCACCAGGACAAGCCCAAGGAGGCCGTCCAATATTTCACAGCCGCGCTCAAAATTGCCGACGAGATTGACAGCGAACCCTCGGCGTGGCTCTCGGCGCGGACGAACCTGGGGCACGCCTTTCGACGGCTCCGCCACTTTAACCGAGCACTGGCGGAGTTTGACGAGGTGCTGCGCCTGGGAGGCAAGGACGCTGCCATATTCAGTGCCAAGGGCCTCATCTTGATGGAGCAGAACCGGCCCGAGGAAGCTGTAGCCGTGCTGCATCAGGCCCTTGCCATCAACCCGCAAGACAGCATCGCCACGGAGCTCCTCAACAAGGCACTGGAGGAGACGGCCCTGatcgacggcgctgctgagGATGAGGCTGAGGACCTGGCTGAGtttgagcagcagctcgaggcgagAAAactggaggcggcgcagaagctcaacggcgggcgggccgggccggggggcgccacgacgatggacaagggcaaggggagggtggggcggcggcggacgctgctcgatgacgaggacaagggcgaGAGCATGATGGAGATGACGGACGATGAAGACTAA
- a CDS encoding uncharacterized protein (EggNog:ENOG503NU12), translated as MSDTKKKKNNKGNGYLPPHRRKNPQPAQLFSPPPSHPHHASITASPSLRPRFLFRLHTPASQGETSARFVSSAVAASPRRPRSAAARSARRDVFAVEPPSRAADSIADHLRWRSAGPATSRRNLVSWSSSLLVVVQHGLRRYRPRRDGPDLDRLRVLVVDTLALPRGAFISDLDLMAAFAPHSADLDDLYRLRKGDVRSSPHGQAYYFGEYLSQGYLRVEGHARDVSLQRLVDCHLFSLCPGLSVRRAWPRWADRVLELRRAYGGPSNGGGARQSVDVDLRDVRRAIVLASSCFGEENALVLAIMVLALQPRDPDAEQAIVTHLRSMFSANETRYDDQFVLSDCRGMPEIIQYQRIITALFRPGGTALEERLAALTLDNPPKDSPERVAFVPVVYSLPGSHQDKSDDDWDFVG; from the exons ATGTCGGACAccaagaagaaaaagaataACAAGGGGAATGGCTATCTCCCGCCTCACCGGCGCAAGAACCCCCAACCCGCGCAGCTCTTCAgccccccgccgtcgcaccCCCATCACGCCTCCATCACCGCCTCCCCGTCCCTCCGCCCGCGCTTCCTCTTCCGGCTCcacacgcccgcctcccagggcgagacgtcggcgcgcttcgtctcctccgccgtcgccgcctcgccgcgccgcccgcgctccgccgccgcccggtccgcccgccgcgacgtcttcgccgtggagccgccctcgcgcgccgccgactccaTCGCCGACCACCTCCGCTGGCGCAgcgccggcccggccacCTCGCGCCGCAACCTCGTCTcctggtcctcgtcgctgctcgtcgtcgtgcagcACGGCCTGCGTCGCTaccgtccccgccgcgacgggcccgacctcgaccgcctgcgcgtcctcgtcgtcgacaccctcgccctgccccgcggcgccttCATCAGCGACCTGGACCTCATGGCCGCCTTCGCCCCCCACAGCGcagacctcgacgacctctACCGCCTGCGCAAGGGCGACGTCCGCTCCTCGCCCCACGGCCAGGCCTACTACTTTGGCGAGTACCTCAGCCAGGGCTACCTCCGCGTCGAGGGACACGCCCGCGACGTCAgcctccagcgcctcgtcgactgcCACCTCTTCAGCCTGTGCCCCGGCCTGTCCGTCCGCCGTGCCTGGCCGCGCTGGGCcgaccgcgtcctcgagctgcgccgtgCCTACGGCGGGCCctccaacggcggcggcgcccggcagtccgtcgacgtcgacctgcgggacgtgcgccgcgccatcgtcctcgccagcagctgcttcGGCGAGGAAAACGCCCTggtcctcgccatcatggtcctcgcgctgcagccgcgAGACCCCGACGCTGAGCAAGCCATCGTGACGCATCTCCGAAGCATGTTTTCAG CCAACGAGACACGCTATGACGACCAATTTGTCCTGTCCGACTGCCGGGGTATGCCCGAGATCATACAGTACCAGCGCATCATCACGGCCCTGTTTCGCCCAGGTGGGACGGCCCTGGAGGAGCGCCTGGCAGCCCTGACGCTTGATAACCCGCCCAAGGACTCACCTGAGCGCGTTGCCTTCGTACCTGTCGTGTACAGCTTGCCAGGCTCACATCAGGACAAGTCCGATGATGACTGGGATTTCGTCGGCTGA
- a CDS encoding uncharacterized protein (COG:S~EggNog:ENOG503P8FV) produces the protein MGDPSPAPADAASILATITGITEAARDFDKTTTDWDGGLLGALTILKKSGDLTRDTKSGAAVAEAAAPLTVPEAEAIAAAFRELAAVLSGAIDTTIAAKPRFQGIRFLGGSAVGKILDGLRSAAVAFNDAVTAKTPADMVDTARSIFEQIDGHFVRGLAVFPVAGNATLDKKGS, from the coding sequence ATGGGGGACCCTTCCCCGGCGCCCGCTGACGCAGCCTCCATCCTCGCAACCATAACCGGCATCACGGAGGCGGCCAGGGACTTTGATAAGACGACCACCGACTgggacggcggcctcctcggcgccctcaccATCCTCAAAAAGTCCGGCGACCTCACCAGGGACACCaagagcggcgccgccgtcgccgaggcggcagccCCCCTCACCGTGCCCGAGGCagaggccatcgccgccgcctttcgcgagctcgccgccgtgctcagCGGGGCCATCGACACGACCATTGCCGCGAAGCCACGCTTCCAAGGCATACGGTTCCTCGGCGGCTCGGCCGTGGGGAAGAtcctcgacgggctgcggAGCGCTGCGGTGGCGTTTAATGATGCCGTCACCGCCAAGACGCCGGCGGACATGGTCGATACCGCGAGGTCCATTTTCGAGCAGATTGATGGCCATTTCGTGAGGGGACTGGCCGTGTTTCCCGTTGCGGGGAATGCAACACTCGATAAGAAAGGATCTTAG
- a CDS encoding Dipeptidyl-peptidase III (MEROPS:MER0011350~EggNog:ENOG503P1HC~COG:O) yields MAVHEVQIFQMGIGAQFERLTYREKRYAHHLARSAWLGARIVLEQVSPESRPIFDFILELYRDCSGDWHSLVGPDVSSDSLHAVLTYAATFLSNIGNYYGSGDQKFTPGADDAVFRALARRSPTLSDLYDNIAKPIKAIPPFSLGYPSDDTQSNYYPSGNVEKEEITAISKVLEENGIFPENTRIRKRGDHKGFDVLLASVKGGDFAHFPLPDDNGSVRLVGGDYSTDLERVCAELTEASKWAANDTQRDFLKLYVESFQTGSLDAYREAQRIWVRDKAPRVENIFGFVEPYRDPHGVRAEFEGLVAIADHEETKLLAKLVQHSDTFIRRLPWATPENNGKGPFEKDLFEPPDFSSIHALAYCSSIIFPGINLPNYNDIRQDDGFKNVIISNRMVAESQAQQYPFIDASELDRFKAHKSSAYYWWVVLHELLGHGTGRMMVETGNGKFNFDIENLPVNPITGKPISSWYKPDQTWTGLFGDLATTVDECRAELVGAYLMDDPELLGLFGFNEDSDIRAEDLTYNLYQQLGVDGLRGLSNFNVQSGKWGQAHSRAHFAILKWLLLHGDGVIVIIHDKPEQRLTVNVQHSKIRTHGKPALGRMLLQLHMFRCTADAEGCRMFYEDLSKVDTEYMEWRETVLANKPPPMIFVHANTFLDGEKVTLKEYEPTLEGILTSWAERRV; encoded by the exons ATGGCGGTCCATGAGGTCCAGATCTTCCAGATGGGCATCGGAGCCCAGTTCGAACGCCTCACATATCGAGAGAAACGATATGCGCATCATCTGGCTCG GTCTGCTTGGCTGGGTGCAAGAATTGTTCTCGAACAGGTCTCTCCAGAGTCGCGACCAATATTTGATTTCATTTTGGAGCTCTATCGCGACTGCTCCGGCGACTGGCATTCACTTGTTGGGCCTGACGTCAGCAGCGACAGCCTCCACGCTGTTTTGACCTATGCCGCCACGTTTCTCTCCAACATTGGGAACTACTAT GGCTCTGGTGATCAAAAGTTCACTCCCGGGGCTGATGATGCCGTTTTCCGCGCACTAGCGAGGAGGTCCCCGACGCTGTCGGACTTGTATGACAACATAGCCAAACCTATCAAGGCCATTCCGCCTTTCAGCCTCGGGTATCCCAGCGACGATACGCAAAGTAATTACTACCCGAGTGGTAATGTTGAGAAGGAGGAAATCACGGCAATTTCCAAGGTCCTCGAAGAGAATGGTATCTTCCCCGAGAACACGAGGATTCGGAAGCGAGGTGACCACAAGGGCTTCGATGTCCTCCTTGCCTCAGTGAAAGGAGGAGACTTTGCGCACTTTCCTCTCCCTGACGACAATGGCAGTGTCAGGCTTGTAGGAGGGGATTACTCTACTGATCTAGAGCGTGTATGCGCTGAGCTTACGGAAGCGTCCAAATGGGCCGCTAATGATACACAACGAGACTTCCTCAAGCTGTATGTCGAAAGCTTCCAGACTGGCAGCCTTGACGCGTACCGCGAGGCTCAGCGAATATGGGTCCGCGACAAAGCGCCGAGGGTTGAGAACATCTTTGGCTTCGTAGAGCCATATCGCGATCCGCATGGGGTCAGGGCCGAGTTTGAGGGTCTGGTGGCCATTGCGGACCACGAAGAAACCAAGCTTCTTGCTAAGCTGGTTCAACATTCTGACACTTTCATTCGCCGACTGCCCTGGGCAACTCCGGAAAACAATGGGAAGGGCCCTTTTGAGAAAGATCTTTTCGAACCGCCGGACTTCTCAAGCATACATG CGCTTGCATATTGCTCGAGCATCATATTTCCAGGGATTAACTTGCCGAAT TACAACGATATTCGGCAGGATGATGGATTCAAAAACGTCATCATTTCCAATCGGATGGTTGCTGAGAGCCAAGCACAGCAGTACCCTTTCATTGACGCTTCTGAGCTGGACCGTTTCAAGGCACACAAGTCCTCGGCCTACTACTGGTGGGTTGTGCTccacgagctcctcggccacggcacagGGCGGATGATGGTCGAGACAGGGAACGGAAAGTTCAACTTTGACATCGAAAACCTACCCGTAAATCCCATCACGGGGAAGCCCATTTCCAGCTGGTACAAGCCAGATCAGACTTGGACTGGCTTGTTTGGAGACCTTGCAACCACAGTCGACGAATGCAGAGCCGAGCTCGTTGGCGCTTACTTGATGGATGATCCAGAGCTTCTCGGCCTGTTCGGCTTCAATGAGGACTCTGACATACGCGCTGAGGACT TGACCTACAACTTGTATCAACAGCTGGGCGTTGATGGGTTGCGAGGACTATCCAACTTCAATGTGCAGAGTGGA AAATGGGGCCAAGCACATAGTCGG GCTCATTTTGCCATACTCAAGTGGTTGCTActccatggcgacggcgtaaTTGTCATCATCCATGACAAGCCGGAGCAACGTCTCACAGTCAACGTTCAACATTCCAAGATACGCACGCATGGAAAGCCGGCACTAGGACGAATGCTCTTGCAGTTGCACATGTTCAGATGCACAGCCGACGCCGAAGGTTGTCGTATGTTCTACGAGGATCTGTCCAAGGTGGACACAGAATACATGGAATGGCGAGAGACCGTCCTCGCAAACAAGCCACCTCCCATGATCTTTGTTCATGCTAACACATTTCTCGATGGAGAAAAGGTTACGTTGAAGGAGTATGAGCCAACACTGGAGGGTATTCTCACAAGCTGGGCGGAACGGAGGGTGTGA
- a CDS encoding uncharacterized protein (EggNog:ENOG503P3IU~TransMembrane:1 (o386-406i)) has product MAKTANQSFGISLPAWNKAVESINPETHASFANLPWYPWWVRRQIRDQPPRLRLALPNGGCASGWDWDTHLLPLWNKVQELILVSGLRTIDDIVNALIDIDLISANGSYEAMQSAKDIVFSILGWQTMLYKPNFLDGPSGDFTIVDEMQGHHGDSHVRSSQISLASKRDLPNFLLGFGMMLPPRDYCAFGDTDDEKQLFHKTKAIMAKNLNAHVLSKVCGLSLKWVDSVSCHLELDKISGTLFLFRYPSFCISNLQARESREWHRMSSIYGCAVEAFGHVPWANEEDITELLQEILLSYRLLFGQSRRSRSLFRRLRPFARVPQEEHDRVLSLICGKKRFRSSITMTEREEYVLASDFPHLRSRMVRLNTYATSKKPHSIRQLWRDKRDSTAWLAFWSVLVFGSMSIVLGVIQTVLQIMQYVLTLQQAKTSSDRMSSRDGT; this is encoded by the exons ATGGCTAAAACAGCCAACCAGTCATTCG GTATATCGTTGCCGGCATGGAACAAAGCAGTAGAGTCCATCAACCCAGAAACGCATGCGTCATTTGCCAATCTTCCTTGGTACCCTTGGTGGGTGAGACGACAAATTCGCGACCAGCCTCCGCGTCTGCGGTTGGCCTTGCCAAATGGGGGATGCGCCTCGGGTTGGGACTGGGACACGCACCTCCTTCCTTTATGGAACAAGGTTCAGGAGCTCATCCTGGTCTCGGGGCTGAGAACCATCGACGACATTGTGAACGCACTGATAGATATCGATTTGATATCGGCGAATGGCAGCTATGAAGCTATGCAGTCAGCCAAGGATATTGTGTTCTCGATTCTGGGCTGGCAGACGATGCTCTATAAGCCCAATTTTCTTGACGGTCCCTCTGGGGATTTCACCATTGTCGATGAGATGCAAGGGCATCACGGCGATTCTCATGTGCGTTCAAGCCAAATTTCTCTCGCAAGTAAACGCGACCTACCCAACTTTCTTCTCGGTTTCGGCATGATGCTCCCGCCCCGGGACTACTGTGCCTTCGGGGATACCGACGATGAGAAACAGCTCTTCCACAAGACGAAGGCAATCATGGCCAAAAATCTCAATGCACATGTTCTGTCCAAGGTTTGCGGTCTCAGCTTGAAGTGGGTCGACTCGGTTTCCTGTCACTTGGAACTGGATAAGATTTCTGGcactctcttcctcttccgATATCCATCATTTTGCATCTCAAATCTTCAAGCTCGCGAATCAAGGGAGTGGCACCGAATGAGCTCCATCTATGGCTGCGCTGTAGAAGCGTTTGGTCATGTCCCTTGGGCCAATGAGGAGGACATTACTGAGCTACTGCAGGAGATTCTGCTCTCCTACCGCCTCCTATTCGGTCAAAGCCGGCGGTCGAGAAGTCTTTTCCGCCGATTGCGACCGTTCGCCCGCGTACCCCAAGAAGAGCACGACCGTGTTCTATCTCTTATTTGCGGTAAGAAGCGGTTCAGGTCCTCCATCACGATGACGGAGCGAGAGGAGTATGTTTTGGCCAGTGACTTCCCGCACCTTCGAAGTAGGATGGTCCGATTGAACACCTACGCCACAAGCAAGAAGCCACACTCCATTCGCCAGTTATGGCGGGACAAGAGAGATTCTACCGCTTGGCTCGCATTCTGGAGTGTTTTGGTGTTTGGTTCCATGAGCATTGTCTTGGGGGTTATCCAAACAGTGCTACAAATTATGCAGTACGTTCTCACACTGCAGCAGGCAAAAACTTCAAGCGATCGAATGTCAAGTCGTGACGGTACCTAA